From the genome of Thermosynechococcus sp. NK55a:
GCACTACTAAAAAAGTAGGGACGCTGAAAGGGCGAGACAATCTTGTGGCCAAGGCTTAACCACTGCTGAATTCGCCCCTTACAGGACTCAATGAGGCGATTGGCGTCAAAGCGACTCACAATTGGAACATCAATGTAGGGCACCAATTCGTGGTGACCCCTCTTGAGATAGAGAAAGGACTCCAGGACTTCAAGAATGAGCCCCTCCACCAACTGAGAAAACTGCGCTGGGGTAATGATCTTCTGGGTAAGCAACCAGCGCAAACTCTCATATTCATAAATAGGGGTGGGGGTGTTGGCCTGTTCCCATTGCTGGCGTACTTGGGCCCGCAATTCACGATCCAAGGCGGGGACACTGTGGCTCAGTTGCCGCAAATGTCGTTCAAAGCGATCGCCCGGCTCAATTGTGTGGGTTCCATAGATAATCTCCCCGCGATCAAAGTAAAGAAACCATTTCTGGTCCCCAACGCCGACCTTAAAGCAACCGGTACCCCCTGAGGTGCTCAGCTGCTGCAGCAATTCCTCAGGCTGAAGTGTTTCTGTAGATTCCAATGTTCCCCCGCCACTCAAACCAGAATCTGATGCCATTAGATCGGTCTCCATCAGCCCAAGTCCTGCTGAGCTTCGGCAACAGCCAACGATTACCGGATAGTTAAATTATATTTAACCGCTGCTGGCAAAAAGATGAAAGAAGACTTCAGAAAAGTTAATAACTTTGACAACGGCAAGTAAACGGCCCTGGAAAAAATAAAACCCATAAAAAATCCCCCTCCGCAGGGGAGAGGGGAAAGAGCTGAAGATAAACTCCGCGGCCCTAGAACGTAAAGGTGGTACGAATCACCCCTTGAAGAATTGGCTGGCCGGAAACGACGCCGCCACCGTTAGTATTGTTGGGGTTAATAATGGCCGTGAAGATGGGCGTGATGCTAATGTTGTCGCTGATCGGGAATTTGTAGAAGGCCTCCACATTCACTTGATCGGCATTGTTGATGGGACCACCCACAGGAGCACTGTTAATAAACGGTGCCCCCGCA
Proteins encoded in this window:
- a CDS encoding DUF4388 domain-containing protein encodes the protein MASDSGLSGGGTLESTETLQPEELLQQLSTSGGTGCFKVGVGDQKWFLYFDRGEIIYGTHTIEPGDRFERHLRQLSHSVPALDRELRAQVRQQWEQANTPTPIYEYESLRWLLTQKIITPAQFSQLVEGLILEVLESFLYLKRGHHELVPYIDVPIVSRFDANRLIESCKGRIQQWLSLGHKIVSPFQRPYFFSSAHVNLAPEQQQRLGSLLRGFSFRHLAVLLNQNEITLVRSLLPLIDKGAVVVREPQHPFDLLPNFDLSLWQETTPTVVEESGDSGSGFLPPRSRTAPIGLSALMIVQQSSMK